The proteins below come from a single Acidimicrobiales bacterium genomic window:
- the lpdA gene encoding dihydrolipoyl dehydrogenase yields the protein MVATARDDAQARHYDVVVVGGGPGGYAVALYGAAAGLSVAVVEKDKVGGTCLHRGCIPAKEFLETAAVYRTVAGSKEYGVQAGQPVVDFAVSLDRKRRVVEQLYRGLSGLLRSRKVDVYEGVGVLHPGRSVEVRSADGTARRVTGDHVVLAAGSTPRSIPGFEPDGRVVLTSDDVLELSAIPRSAVVIGGGAIGCEFASMLGDLGSQVTLLEVAPSLLPGCDRDVADVVARAFERRGIVVRTGVEVLGHEPGEKGTTVRFATGERVDAEAVVVAVGRRPASEGLLGPETGVEVDERGFVVVDEWLRTGADGVFAIGDLVATPQLAHVGFAEGILVVKEMLAEPAVPVDYSKVPWCIYCHPEVAFVGMTEEHAVAAGLDVVVKRDPIAGNGRARILGETEGMVKVIAERGRDGRAGRLLGVHMVGPWVTEQLGQAYLSVNWEATPDEIAQFIQPHPTLSETFGETVLALTGRGLHVG from the coding sequence GTGGTTGCGACGGCTCGGGACGACGCGCAAGCCCGGCACTACGACGTCGTGGTCGTCGGCGGCGGCCCGGGCGGCTACGCCGTCGCGCTCTACGGGGCCGCGGCCGGCCTGTCGGTCGCCGTCGTCGAGAAGGACAAGGTCGGCGGGACCTGCCTGCACCGCGGCTGCATCCCCGCCAAGGAGTTCCTCGAGACCGCCGCCGTCTACCGGACGGTGGCGGGATCGAAGGAGTACGGGGTCCAGGCTGGCCAGCCGGTCGTGGACTTCGCTGTGAGCCTCGACCGCAAGCGGCGCGTCGTCGAGCAGCTCTACCGGGGGCTGTCGGGGCTGCTGCGCAGCCGCAAGGTCGACGTCTACGAGGGCGTGGGGGTGCTGCACCCCGGGCGAAGCGTCGAGGTGCGCTCGGCGGACGGGACGGCGCGGCGCGTCACCGGCGACCACGTCGTGCTCGCCGCCGGCTCGACGCCGCGGTCGATCCCCGGCTTCGAGCCCGACGGGCGCGTCGTGCTCACCTCCGACGACGTGCTCGAGCTCTCGGCGATCCCTCGCTCGGCGGTCGTGATCGGCGGCGGGGCCATCGGCTGCGAGTTCGCCTCGATGCTCGGCGACCTCGGCTCGCAGGTCACGCTGCTCGAGGTCGCGCCGAGCCTGCTGCCGGGCTGCGACCGCGACGTCGCCGATGTCGTGGCGCGCGCCTTCGAGCGGCGGGGCATCGTCGTGCGCACCGGCGTCGAGGTCCTCGGGCACGAGCCCGGGGAGAAGGGCACGACGGTGCGCTTCGCGACCGGCGAGCGCGTCGACGCCGAGGCGGTCGTCGTCGCGGTGGGTCGCCGGCCGGCCTCCGAGGGTCTTCTCGGGCCGGAGACCGGCGTCGAGGTCGACGAGCGCGGCTTCGTCGTCGTGGACGAGTGGCTGCGCACCGGCGCCGACGGCGTCTTCGCCATCGGCGACCTCGTCGCCACGCCGCAGCTCGCGCACGTCGGGTTCGCCGAGGGGATCCTCGTCGTGAAGGAGATGCTGGCGGAGCCGGCCGTACCGGTGGACTACTCGAAGGTCCCCTGGTGCATCTACTGCCATCCCGAGGTCGCGTTCGTGGGGATGACCGAGGAGCACGCGGTGGCGGCGGGCCTCGACGTCGTCGTGAAGAGGGACCCCATCGCCGGCAACGGACGCGCCCGCATCCTCGGGGAGACCGAGGGGATGGTCAAGGTGATCGCCGAGCGCGGCCGCGACGGGCGCGCCGGGCGCCTCCTCGGCGTCCACATGGTCGGGCCGTGGGTCACCGAGCAGCTCGGCCAGGCCTACCTCTCGGTGAACTGGGAGGCGACGCCGGACGAGATCGCACAGTTCATCCAGCCGCACCCGACGCTGTCGGAGACCTTCGGCGAGACGGTGCTCGCGCTCACGGGAAGGGGGCTCCACGTTGGCTGA